From the genome of Vicia villosa cultivar HV-30 ecotype Madison, WI unplaced genomic scaffold, Vvil1.0 ctg.000634F_1_1, whole genome shotgun sequence, one region includes:
- the LOC131630006 gene encoding nodulin-26-like: MLDDNFESIEAHEVVLDVHDDASKISKETDIKDSVPLLKKLVAEVVGTYIMIFTGCAAVIVNLNNDHVVTLPGIAFAWGFTVMVLIYSLGHISGAHFNPAVTIAHASTKIFPFKQVPAYIIAQVIGSTLASGTLKLIFNGKEDQFIGTLAAGSNLQAFVIEFICTFILMFVISGVATDNRAVGELAGLAVGSTIIIDILFAGPLTGASMNPARTLGPAIVYHEYTGLWIYMISPILGALTGTWTYNFIRHTNKPMCDEQTKIELTKIVPFLRRSRS; this comes from the exons ATGTTGGATGATAATTTTGAAAGCATTGAAGCTCATGAGGTAGTTTTAGATGTACATGATGATGCCTCAAAAATCTCTAAGGAGACGGATATAAAAGACTCTGTGCCCCTTTTGAAGAAG TTGGTAGCAGAAGTGGTTGGAACATACATAATGATATTTACGGGTTGCGCCGCAGTCATTGTGAACCTAAACAATGATCATGTAGTAACACTTCCTGGAATCGCTTTCGCTTGGGGATTTACCGTTATGGTATTGATTTACTCTCTTGGTCATATCTCTGGTGCTCATTTCAATCCTGCGGTTACCATAGCTCATGCTTCAACTAAAATATTTCCCTTCAAACAG GTGCCAGCTTATATTATAGCTCAGGTCATTGGATCAACACTAGCTAGTGGAACTCTAAAGCTTATATTTAATGGCAAAGAAGATCAGTTTATTGGAACACTCGCAGCTGGTTCTAACCTGCAAGCTTTTGTAATCGAGTTCATATGCACTTTTATCCTTATGTTTGTTATTTCTGGAGTAGCCACCGATAACAGAGCG GTTGGTGAGTTAGCAGGGCTTGCAGTTGGGTCTAcaataataatagatatattgtTTGCAGG ACCACTTACAGGAGCATCAATGAATCCGGCGAGAACCTTAGGACCTGCAATTGTGTACCATGAATATACAGGACTATGGATATATATGATTTCACCCATTCTAGGAGCTTTGACAGGTACATGGACTTACAATTTCATCAGGCACACCAACAAGCCAATGTGTGATGAGCAGACCAAGATTGAGCTCACAAAGATTGTCCCTTTTCTAAGAAGGAGCAGGTCATAA
- the LOC131630005 gene encoding seipin-2-like: MEPLASIYEHETDDIFTDALHHYSADSPPETSTSDSTLSHSNPISSQPHDPHSNPPSPSPATTLRRRSIRLRNNQSSDSTTNTDSTNVTKKSFRHHPRYRNLKQDENFTAKPYSDEANNEESTVTTATNDAEHEGSVDSALRNTDSNSSFLELVVELVLKALGYQIKLIFMFVSFPLLFMFRCCLFFMDPFGTRKICKSIFFGILCRVWSSMFGSIKPYVRKYFRGNESIWSVMFRFGWGLLLSLYVCCILIGLLVSSFVFSGFLMKCFVEKPIQMKEVLNFDYTKLSPVAYVPIISCDGVVRGKDSENNVDVGKLMMMGERVIPSKHQVQVTVSLRVPESGYNRNLGVFQARVDFLLSSGKKIASLSQPCMLRFRSEPIRLIMTFLKIAPLITGYTSETQILNVKMRGFIEGNIPTSCLKVTLEQRPEYQPGAGIPELYDASLIVESELPFFKRIIWHWKMSIFIWIAMMSLFTELIFVLVFCRPIIIPRTRQRVAASARGPATSASLQTQS, encoded by the exons ATGGAACCATTAGCATCAATCTACGAACATGAAACCGACGACATATTCACCGACGCACTTCACCACTATTCCGCCGATTCCCCGCCGGAAACTTCCACCTCCGATTCCACCCTTTCACATTCTAACCCCATCTCCTCCCAACCTCACGATCCCCATTCCAACCCACCCTCTCCCTCTCCGGCCACCACACTTCGCCGCCGGTCAATTCGTCTCAGAAACAACCAATCCTCCGATTCCACCACCAATACCGATTCAACAAATGTTACCAAAAAAAGCTTCCGACATCACCCAAGGTATAGGAATCTCAAACAAGATGAGAATTTCACCGCGAAACCCTATTCCGATGAAGCGAACAACGAGGAATCCACCGTAACTACAGCTACAAATGACGCTGAACATGAAGGTTCCGTTGACTCGGCTTTGCGAAACACCGATTCGAATTCGAGTTTTCTCGAATTGGTAGTAGAGTTAGTGTTAAAGGCATTAGGGTATCAAATCAAGTTAATCTTTATGTTTGTAAGTTTTCCATTGCTATTCATGTTTCGATGTTGCTTGTTTTTCATGGATCCTTTTGGGacaagaaaaatatgcaaaaGTATTTTCTTTGGGATTTTGTGCAGAGTGTGGAGTTCTATGTTTGGATCCATTAAACCCTATGTTAGGAAATATTTTAGAGGGAATGAATCAATTTGGAGTGTAATGTTTAGGTTTGGATGGGGATTGTTATTGTCACTTTATGTTTGTTGTATTTTGATTGGTTTGTTAGTTTCTTCGTTTGTGTTTAGTGGGTTTTTGATGAAGTGTTTCGTGGAGAAGCCGATTCAGATGAAGgaggttttgaattttgattataCGAAGCTTAGTCCGGTTGCTTATGTTCCTATAATATCATGTGATGGTGTTGTTAGAGGGAAAGATTCCGAGAATAATGTTGATGTTGGGAAGTTGATGATGATGGGTGAACGGGTTATACCTTCGAAACACCAAGTACAAGTTACGGTTTCTTTGAGAGTGCCTGAGTCGGGATACAACAGAAATCTTGGAGTTTTTCAG GCCAGGGTGGATTTTCTATTGTCTAGTGGTAAAAAGATTGCAAGTTTGAGTCAACCTTGCATGTTAAGATTCAGAAGCGAACCTATCCGCTTAATCATGACTTTCCTCAAGATTGCTCCTCTCATTACTGGCTATACATCTGAAACCCAGATTCTGAATGTCAAGATGAGAGGTTTCATTGAAGGGAATATACCTACTTCGTGCTTGAAAGTGACACTCGAGCAACGACCAGAGTATCAACCGGGTGCTGGCATTCCTGAATTATATGATGCATCTCTTATTGTTGAGTCTGAACTTCCCTTTTTCAAAAGGATCATTTGGCATTGGAAGATGAGCATATTTATTTGGATCGCAATGATGTCGCTCTTCACAGAATTGATTTTTGTTCTAGTATTTTGTAGGCCTATAATAATTCCAAGAACAAGGCAAAGGGTAGCGGCATCTGCTCGTGGTCCTGCAACTTCGGCCAGTCTTCAGACACAAAGTTGA
- the LOC131630007 gene encoding 26S proteasome non-ATPase regulatory subunit 14 homolog — MERLQRMFAGAGGALGHPPPDSPTLDSSEQVYISSLALLKMLKHGRAGVPMEVMGLMLGEFVDEYTVRVVDVFAMPQSGTGVSVEAVDHVFQTNMLDMLKQTGRPEMVVGWYHSHPGFGCWLSGVDINTQQSFEALNQRAVAVVVDPIQSVKGKVVIDAFRLINPQTMMLGQEPRQTTSNLGHLNKPSIQALIHGLNRHYYSIAINYRKNELEEKMLLNLHKKKWTDGLTLRRFDTHSKTNEQTVQEMLSLATKYNKAVQEEDELSPEKLAIANVGRQDAKKHLEEHVSNLMSSNIVQTLGMMLDTVVF, encoded by the exons ATGGAGAGGCTTCAACGAATGTTCGCCGGTGCCGGTGGAGCCCTAGGTCATCCACCTCCAGATTCCCCAACCCTAGATTCCTCCGAGCAAGTCTACATCTCATCCCTCGCTCTTCTCAAGATGCTCAAACACG GTAGGGCTGGTGTTCCCATGGAGGTTATGGGTTTGATGCTTGGAGAGTTTGTTGATGAGTATACTGTCCGCGTTGTTGATGTGTTTGCAATGCCGCAGAGTGGAACTGGTGTTAGTGTTGAAGCTGTTGATCATGTTTTTCAGACTAATATGCTTGATATGTTGAAACAAACTGGAAG ACCAGAGATGGTTGTTGGTTGGTACCATTCACATCCTGGATTTGGATGTTGGTTGTCTGGTGTTGACATCAATACTCAGCAG AGTTTTGAGGCTTTGAATCAGCGAGCAGTGGCTGTAGTTGTGGATCCAATTCAAAGTGTTAAAGGAAAAGTGGTGATTGATGCTTTTCGGTTGATCAATCCACAGACAATGATGCTTGGGCAAGAACCAAGGCAGACAACATCCAATCTGGGGCATCTGAATAAGCCATCCATTCAG GCTTTGATCCATGGATTGAACCGGCATTATTATTCCATAGCCATCAATTACAGGAAAAATGaacttgaggagaagatgttgcTTAATCTTCATAAGAAGAAATGGACTGATGGTTTGACACTTAGGCGATTTGATACACATTCCAAAACTAACGAACAGACTGTTCAG GAAATGTTGAGCTTAGCTACCAAATACAACAAGGCTGTCCAAGAGGAAGATGAACTGTCCCCTGAGAAGCTTGCAATTGCAAATGTGGGTAGACAAGATGCCAAGAAGCACCTCGAAGAGCATGTCTCCAATTTGATGTCTTCTAACATCGTTCAAACTCTTGGAATGATGCTTGACACTGTTGTCTTCTAG